One stretch of Dissulfurimicrobium hydrothermale DNA includes these proteins:
- the uvrB gene encoding excinuclease ABC subunit UvrB: MPEKIRPFKIQSPFQPCGDQPEAIKHLVDGLKRGCKHQVLLGVTGSGKTFTMANVIASMQRPALVIAPNKTLAAQLFGEFKAMFPENAVEYFVSYYDYYQPEAYIPQSDTYIEKDSAINDFIDRLRHSATRSLLTRRDVIIVASVSCIYGLGPPEEYEKMQLYLRIGDNRPREYIIERLVAMLYERNEVDFHRGTFRVRGDIIDIFPAHEEERAVRVELFGDEIEALSLIDSLTGKTIGALRDTVIYPSSHYVTTEGGLKQAILGIKAELEERLMFFESKGRLVEAQRLEQRTNLDLEMLQELGWCHGIENYSRHLSGRAPGVPPPTLIEYFPRDFLVFIDESHITIPQIGGMYAGDRSRKETLVEFGFRLPSALDNRPLRFDEFEKAIGQVIYVSATPGPYELGKAGLHVVEQIIRPTGLLDPIMEVRPASTQVDDLLYEIRKRVERNERVLVTTLTKRMAEDLTEYYASVGVRVEYLHSDIKTVERARLIQSLRRGDFDVLVGINLLREGLDIPEVSLVAVLDADKEGFLRSERSLIQTAGRASRNSEGMVILYADKVTESMKRAMSETHRRRRRQMEYNKTHGITPLTISKTARDALSSMYEYERRNTDLTKDGVFGCIDGGINLEARIKALEKEMKAAAKALDFERAARIRDEIKGLKGLTG; encoded by the coding sequence ATGCCAGAAAAAATACGTCCTTTTAAAATACAATCGCCCTTTCAGCCGTGCGGAGACCAACCTGAGGCCATAAAGCACCTCGTTGACGGCCTCAAAAGGGGGTGTAAGCATCAGGTGCTCCTTGGCGTAACCGGATCGGGCAAGACCTTCACTATGGCGAATGTGATCGCCTCGATGCAAAGACCGGCCCTGGTGATCGCCCCAAACAAGACCCTGGCTGCCCAATTGTTCGGTGAATTCAAGGCCATGTTCCCGGAAAATGCGGTTGAATATTTTGTAAGCTACTACGATTACTATCAACCCGAGGCCTATATCCCACAATCCGATACTTATATTGAAAAGGACTCGGCCATAAACGACTTCATAGACAGGCTCAGGCACAGCGCCACACGCTCGCTCCTTACCAGGCGGGACGTCATTATAGTCGCAAGCGTCTCCTGCATCTACGGCCTCGGCCCCCCTGAGGAATATGAAAAGATGCAGCTATACCTCCGTATAGGCGATAACCGACCGCGGGAATACATCATCGAAAGACTCGTCGCCATGCTCTATGAACGAAATGAGGTGGACTTTCACCGGGGTACGTTCAGGGTAAGGGGCGACATAATCGACATATTCCCTGCCCACGAAGAAGAACGTGCCGTAAGGGTTGAACTCTTCGGGGATGAAATCGAGGCCTTAAGTCTCATAGATTCCCTCACAGGCAAGACCATCGGCGCCTTGAGAGACACGGTCATCTACCCGTCGAGCCATTATGTCACTACTGAAGGCGGGCTTAAACAGGCGATACTCGGCATAAAGGCCGAGCTTGAAGAACGGCTCATGTTCTTTGAATCCAAGGGCAGACTCGTCGAGGCCCAACGCCTGGAGCAGCGTACAAATCTGGACCTCGAGATGCTTCAAGAGCTAGGTTGGTGCCACGGGATAGAGAACTATTCAAGGCACCTTTCAGGCCGGGCGCCGGGTGTTCCACCCCCGACGCTCATCGAATATTTCCCCAGAGATTTTCTGGTCTTTATAGACGAAAGCCATATAACCATACCGCAAATCGGCGGCATGTACGCCGGCGACAGATCGAGAAAGGAGACATTGGTGGAGTTCGGCTTCAGGCTCCCTTCCGCCCTCGACAACAGGCCTCTTCGCTTCGATGAATTCGAAAAGGCGATAGGCCAAGTCATATATGTCTCGGCCACTCCTGGGCCCTATGAGCTGGGGAAGGCAGGCCTGCACGTCGTCGAACAGATCATAAGACCCACCGGTCTTCTGGACCCTATAATGGAAGTAAGACCTGCCAGCACCCAGGTAGACGACCTGCTCTACGAGATCAGGAAGAGGGTTGAGCGGAATGAAAGGGTGCTCGTCACCACCCTCACAAAACGAATGGCCGAGGACCTGACCGAATATTATGCATCGGTCGGAGTAAGGGTCGAGTACCTGCATTCAGACATAAAGACTGTCGAGAGGGCGCGCCTCATCCAAAGTCTAAGGCGTGGAGACTTTGATGTGCTTGTCGGAATAAACCTCTTGAGAGAAGGCCTTGACATCCCAGAGGTCTCCCTTGTGGCGGTGCTCGATGCGGATAAAGAAGGGTTTCTACGCTCCGAACGCTCGCTAATCCAGACCGCTGGCAGGGCGTCGAGGAACAGTGAAGGCATGGTGATCCTCTATGCCGACAAGGTCACGGAATCCATGAAAAGGGCCATGTCAGAAACGCATAGGAGGCGGAGACGCCAGATGGAGTACAATAAGACCCACGGCATCACCCCGCTCACCATAAGCAAAACGGCAAGGGACGCTCTATCCTCAATGTATGAATATGAACGGAGAAATACCGATCTTACAAAGGATGGGGTCTTTGGATGCATCGACGGCGGGATCAATCTTGAAGCAAGAATAAAGGCCCTTGAAAAAGAGATGAAGGCTGCGGCCAAGGCCCTTGATTTTGAACGCGCGGCCAGGATAAGGGACGAGATCAAGGGACTGAAAGGGCTTACCGGATAG
- a CDS encoding FeoA family protein codes for MSLAMVENGKRVRLLGVKAGCELRSRLSVLGLIPGVEIEMIQNLADGPVVIGLNGSRLMLGRGMAQKIIVR; via the coding sequence ATGTCGCTTGCAATGGTTGAAAATGGCAAAAGGGTGCGACTCTTAGGGGTCAAGGCCGGCTGCGAGCTAAGAAGTCGGTTGTCGGTCCTCGGACTCATACCGGGTGTCGAGATCGAGATGATACAAAACCTCGCGGATGGGCCGGTAGTAATAGGACTTAATGGATCTAGGTTGATGCTGGGCCGCGGGATGGCACAGAAGATTATAGTTAGATAA
- a CDS encoding metal-dependent transcriptional regulator, whose product MIAADTLTASLEDYLEGIFHIITEKQAARPKDIARRLKVGNSSVTGALRALADKGLINYAPHDLVTLTQSGKAVAKDIVRRHEVLRDFFVNVLAVDYGIADKTACQMEHAIPKVILERLSQFIEFVETCPRGGTKWLAGFGYYCDQGRSHENCEECISTTLEAVKKHIQQGGKKSMANTNLKALKPGQKGRVIKIRGRGETNKRIAAMGITPGSLVEVERVAPLGDPVDVKVKGYHLSLRKDDAESIEVELIE is encoded by the coding sequence ATGATCGCCGCAGACACCTTGACCGCAAGCCTTGAAGACTATCTGGAAGGCATTTTTCACATCATTACAGAAAAACAGGCGGCCAGACCCAAAGACATCGCCAGACGGCTCAAGGTCGGCAACTCATCCGTTACTGGTGCACTTCGTGCCCTGGCAGACAAGGGGCTGATCAACTATGCCCCACATGACCTGGTCACGCTCACCCAGAGCGGCAAGGCCGTCGCAAAGGATATAGTACGACGCCATGAAGTCCTGCGGGACTTCTTTGTAAACGTCTTGGCAGTGGACTATGGGATCGCCGACAAAACCGCCTGCCAGATGGAACACGCGATCCCAAAGGTCATCCTGGAACGGCTGAGCCAGTTTATAGAGTTTGTTGAGACATGCCCCAGGGGAGGGACAAAATGGCTTGCCGGATTTGGCTATTACTGCGACCAGGGCCGCTCCCACGAAAACTGTGAAGAGTGTATCTCCACGACCCTGGAGGCTGTAAAAAAACATATACAACAAGGGGGTAAAAAATCGATGGCCAATACCAATCTAAAGGCATTGAAACCTGGCCAGAAAGGCAGGGTCATAAAGATCAGGGGCCGTGGTGAGACAAACAAACGGATTGCGGCAATGGGAATAACCCCTGGCTCTCTGGTAGAGGTCGAACGCGTTGCCCCGCTGGGCGATCCGGTGGACGTCAAGGTCAAGGGATACCACCTCTCCCTTCGTAAAGACGACGCGGAATCGATAGAAGTGGAATTGATCGAATAA
- the gltX gene encoding glutamate--tRNA ligase: MSERTKRVRVRFAPSPTGYLHIGGARTAIYNWIFARKHKGDFILRIEDTDAERSTAESIEGILDGLRWLGIDWDEGPYFQSANIDAHKKAAMRLIELGHAYRCFCTKEELDTKRETAKALKQPYKYDRTCRDLSPAKAAEMEARGIPYVVRFKTPDSEDTLVFNDLVYGPIEKHYDDIEDFVILRSDGSPLYLLSNAVDDMNDGITHVIRGQDGLANTPRQILIYKALGMQPPEFAHMPLTLDLRKQKISKRTHGEVVSVQFYREHGFLPWALVNFLVLLGWHTPDDREIFTREELIEAFSLEGVSRANSIFNYRPGDPKFFTDPKAISINAHYIRTMPIEDLAGYVKEELKATGCFDPEYDGPKRHWFLETLDLIRARYHTLKDFATLGRAYFSDEFSVDEKAFAKNILKHPDLREWLPVLAERLSAIPIWDQVATEAAIRGFIDETGASSGVIINAVRTVVTGQSVGPGLFDCLVAIGRERVVKRLKNAPLLIDNHLD, translated from the coding sequence ATGTCTGAAAGAACAAAAAGGGTTCGCGTCAGGTTTGCGCCGAGTCCGACAGGATATCTCCACATAGGGGGTGCAAGAACGGCTATCTACAATTGGATTTTCGCCAGAAAGCACAAGGGGGATTTTATTTTGCGTATAGAAGACACTGACGCCGAGCGTTCGACTGCGGAATCCATCGAGGGCATATTGGACGGGCTTAGGTGGCTCGGGATCGACTGGGATGAGGGTCCGTATTTTCAGTCAGCCAACATAGATGCGCACAAGAAGGCCGCGATGAGGTTGATTGAGCTTGGTCATGCCTACAGGTGTTTCTGTACCAAAGAAGAGCTTGATACAAAGCGCGAGACGGCGAAGGCATTAAAACAACCCTACAAATACGACCGCACATGCAGGGATTTAAGTCCTGCGAAGGCGGCTGAAATGGAGGCAAGGGGTATTCCGTACGTTGTCCGTTTCAAGACGCCCGATTCGGAAGACACTCTTGTTTTCAACGATCTTGTCTATGGCCCGATAGAAAAACACTATGATGATATAGAAGACTTTGTTATCCTGCGTTCTGATGGATCTCCGCTCTATCTTCTTTCAAATGCAGTGGATGACATGAACGACGGGATTACGCATGTCATAAGGGGGCAGGACGGGCTTGCCAATACCCCGAGGCAGATACTCATATACAAGGCCCTTGGTATGCAGCCCCCTGAATTTGCCCACATGCCACTGACCCTTGACCTCAGAAAACAAAAGATCTCAAAACGTACGCACGGCGAGGTGGTGTCAGTGCAGTTTTATAGAGAACATGGCTTTCTTCCCTGGGCGCTTGTAAATTTCCTGGTGCTCCTCGGCTGGCATACACCTGACGACAGGGAGATATTTACAAGAGAGGAGCTTATCGAGGCGTTTTCCCTTGAGGGGGTGAGCAGGGCAAATTCGATATTCAATTACCGTCCAGGCGATCCGAAATTCTTTACTGACCCGAAGGCCATCTCGATAAACGCCCATTATATAAGAACGATGCCCATAGAAGACCTGGCTGGATATGTAAAGGAGGAGCTCAAGGCCACAGGGTGTTTTGATCCCGAATATGATGGACCGAAGAGGCACTGGTTTCTTGAGACGCTGGATCTTATAAGGGCTCGCTATCATACACTGAAAGACTTCGCGACCCTTGGCAGGGCCTATTTTTCCGATGAGTTTAGTGTAGACGAGAAGGCGTTTGCAAAAAATATCCTCAAACATCCTGATCTTAGAGAGTGGCTCCCCGTGCTTGCGGAGAGGCTTTCTGCAATTCCAATCTGGGATCAGGTTGCAACCGAGGCCGCGATAAGGGGATTCATAGATGAGACCGGCGCTAGTTCAGGCGTCATAATAAATGCGGTACGTACGGTTGTAACAGGCCAGTCAGTGGGTCCGGGTCTCTTTGACTGTCTTGTCGCCATTGGGAGGGAGCGGGTTGTAAAACGCCTAAAAAACGCCCCTTTATT